TCCGCCCTGATCTCGACCCGTGTGGCACCATTCTTTCAGGGCTTTGAATCCAGACCATCGGTGATTTCTCAATTTTTTCGCCGGCTTCGTCATAAAACACCTGATTTAACGGGCCTAGGGGCAGTTGTCATCGCCTCCCTGTCTGTAACCGGCGCAGTGCTGCTAGCGCGGCAGTTGAGCTGGCTGCAACCTGTAGAACTGGCGGTTTTCGACCGGATGGTGCTACGCAGGGCAGATGAAGGCCCAGATCCCCGGCTGCTTGTCGTCGCCATCACAGAAGATGATATTCAAACACTTAAGCAATCAACGATCTCGGATCAGTTCGTGGCGCTAGGGCTGGAGAAATTGCAGCAATATAAGCCGGCAGTCATCGGTTTAGACATCTATCGAGATATTGCCCAAGGAACCGGAATCGAGCAGCTTGAGGTACAGCTGAAGCAGACCAATGTTATCGCCATTACCAAAATGGGTCTGTCTAATACCGGCACACTGGAAGTGCCGCCGCCGCCAAGTGTGCCGGTAGAACGCATTGGGTTTAACGACATCGTGCAAGATGCAGACGGCGTTGTGCGTCGCAGTTTGTTGTTTGGCGACCTCACCCCAGACACCGTTCTTTACTCCTTCGCCTTCCAGGTAGCCTCCAGCTATTTAGGACAGCGCGGGATCGAGCCTCAAAACAGCAACAGCGACCCTTCCCTCTTCTATTGGGGAAAGGCAGCATTTACGCAGCTAAAGCCCAAATCTGGGGGCTATGAAAAGCTGGATGCCCAAGGTTACCAGGTCTTGCTGAATTATCGATCTCCTCGCAATGTTGCACGCGTCGTCAGTCTGACACAGCTGTTGTATGGCCAGATCGAGCCGGCCTGGATCAAAGACAAAATCGTTCTCATTGGCTACACAGCGCCGAGTAGAAGAGACCTATTTTTAACGCCCTACAGTCCCAGCCAAAAGCAGGAACCCAAGATGGCTGGGGTATTGGTTCACGCCCAAATGGTTAGCCAAATTCTTACGGCAACCTTGGGGGAACGCCCTTTGTTCTGGTTTTGGCCAGAATGGGCAGAGGTGCTGTGGGTTGGGTTTTGGGCAATTGTTGGGGGAACTTTGGCTTGGTGTGTCCGCCATCCCGTGGGGCTGGTTGTGAGTGTAACGGGGGTGGTGGTGATCGTGTTTGCCACCAGCTTTTACCTGTTCACCAGTGCCGGTTGGGTTTCCACCGCAACGCCGGCTTTAGCCATCTTAGTCGCAGGTGGTTTGGTTCTCGCTTACCGGGGCTATCAAGCCCAACAGCAGCAACAAATGGTGATGAAGCTTTTGGGGCAAAATACTTCCCCCGAAGTGGCTGAAGCGCTTTGGAACAGTCGTGATCGCTTGCTCAAGTCGGGAAAGCTTTCCGGACAAAAGCTGATCGCCACCATGATGTTTACAGACCTCAAAGATTTCAGCACGATCTCAGAACAAATGCCACCAGAAGTTTTGCTGGAGTGGCTAAACGAATATCTCAGCGTTTTGAGTGAGACGGTGCAGGCTCATAAAGGCATTATCAATAAGTTTACCGGCGATGGGATCATGGCCGCGTTTGGAGTGCCAATGGTTCGCAGCAGCGATACGGAGATTGCCGAGGATGCGCGTCATGCGGTGTCCTGCGGGGTGGCATTTGGAGAACGCCTCAAGGAGATTAACGCGGACTGGCAGCGGCGAGGGTTGCCGGTGATTCAAATGCGGGTGGGGATTTTTACCGGCCCGGTTGTTGCCGGCAGTTTGGGCGGCAAAGAACGGATGGAATAC
This genomic stretch from Microcoleus sp. FACHB-672 harbors:
- a CDS encoding CHASE2 domain-containing protein, with product MNSKPKNFSALISTRVAPFFQGFESRPSVISQFFRRLRHKTPDLTGLGAVVIASLSVTGAVLLARQLSWLQPVELAVFDRMVLRRADEGPDPRLLVVAITEDDIQTLKQSTISDQFVALGLEKLQQYKPAVIGLDIYRDIAQGTGIEQLEVQLKQTNVIAITKMGLSNTGTLEVPPPPSVPVERIGFNDIVQDADGVVRRSLLFGDLTPDTVLYSFAFQVASSYLGQRGIEPQNSNSDPSLFYWGKAAFTQLKPKSGGYEKLDAQGYQVLLNYRSPRNVARVVSLTQLLYGQIEPAWIKDKIVLIGYTAPSRRDLFLTPYSPSQKQEPKMAGVLVHAQMVSQILTATLGERPLFWFWPEWAEVLWVGFWAIVGGTLAWCVRHPVGLVVSVTGVVVIVFATSFYLFTSAGWVSTATPALAILVAGGLVLAYRGYQAQQQQQMVMKLLGQNTSPEVAEALWNSRDRLLKSGKLSGQKLIATMMFTDLKDFSTISEQMPPEVLLEWLNEYLSVLSETVQAHKGIINKFTGDGIMAAFGVPMVRSSDTEIAEDARHAVSCGVAFGERLKEINADWQRRGLPVIQMRVGIFTGPVVAGSLGGKERMEYGIIGDSVNIASRLESCEKDRQSSICRVLIAKETLVHIEDEFLVEHWGPLALKGKQQTVDVYRVVGRRSVSPSQ